In Debaryomyces hansenii CBS767 chromosome B complete sequence, one genomic interval encodes:
- a CDS encoding DEHA2B15092p (similar to uniprot|Q12010 Saccharomyces cerevisiae YOL092W or uniprot|P38279 Saccharomyces cerevisiae YBR147W) — protein MGFALFHQHMNQLMLNSSEATWRTSVSGIMGSTSLACWIVLLMPQLIEQWRLKSADGVSIGFISIWFLGDVFNLIGALWAGLLPEVIFLAVWFCIADAMMILSYFYYTRMYPKHHKVHHHGHEHHHHHHEHESNQVRDHEEDHAHHHHGEDAPLLRRRRSSTLTDIAIEPKYHSIFIKYVLPIFFVFGAGCLGYFLSDSKEPEEPSSNIEMGPQVMGYLSAVLYLGARIPQIIRNHQRKSVEGLSLLFFLFSTLGNITYASQIIFYRSDSQYIILNLSWLLGSLGTIFEDCFIFLQFYMYKDNIDKNEGVN, from the exons ATGGGGTTTGCATTATTCCATCAACATATGAATCAGCTAATGTTAAATTCATCAGAGGCCACATGGCGAACATCAGTTTCTGGTATTATGGGTTCAACTTC CCTTGCATGTTGGattgtattattaatgCCTCAGTTAATCGAGCAATGGAGATTAAAATCAGCTGATGGTGTTTCAATTGGGTTCATTTCGATCTGGTTTTTGGGTGATgtttttaatttaattggAGCACTCTGGGCAGGGTTATTGCCAGAAGTCATATTTTTGGCAGTTTGGTTCTGCATTGCAGATGcaatgatgattttgtcGTATTTCTATTATACTCGTATGTATCCAAAACATCATAAAGTGCACCATCATGGCCATGaacaccaccaccaccaccatgAACACGAGAGTAACCAAGTACGTGACCACGAAGAGGATCATGCCCATCATCATCATGGTGAAGATGCTCCGTtattaagaagaagaagatcatCGACGCTTACAGATATCGCGATAGAACCTAAGTATCATagcattttcatcaaatacgTGCTTCCAATATTTTTCGTATTTGGTGCTGGCTGCTTAGGATATTTTTTATCTGATTCAAAAGAGCCAGAGGAGCCAAGTTCTAATATCGAAATGGGTCCCCAGGTGATGGGTTATTTATCCGCTGTTTTATATTTAGGTGCAAGAATTCCCCAAATTATCAGAAATCATCAAAGAAAATCGGTAGAAGGCTTGagtttattattttttcttttctccACCCTAGGAAATATAACTTATGCCAGTCAAATCATTTTCTACAGAAGTGATTCAcagtatattatattgaatttaagtTGGTTATTGGGATCTCTTGGTACCATTTTTGAAGactgttttattttcttaCAATTTTACATGTATAAAGACAACATCGATAAGAATGAAGGAGTGAATTAG
- a CDS encoding DEHA2B15202p (no similarity), protein MIRNEMFLNPYTLRIDIGTEMKNYRFNECNSNENQSQLYKTMIGSAESDSDRLFEVSRSAG, encoded by the coding sequence ATGATACGGAATGAAATGTTTTTGAATCCCTATACGTTGAGAATAGATATCGGGACagaaatgaagaattacaGATTCAATGAATgtaattcaaatgaaaatcaATCCCAATTATACAAAACAATGATAGGAAGTGCAGAAAGTGACAGTGACAGACTTTTCGAGGTGTCCCGAAGTGCTGGATAG
- a CDS encoding DEHA2B15158p (weakly similar to uniprot|P39112 Saccharomyces cerevisiae YMR287c MSU1 3 -5 exonuclease for RNA 3 ss-tail mitochondrial), whose product MIRLQRFEKRFLFDRRLYSTSKGPSKSRHSILSIRKEFNKTTDDSNKPLVNSKKEELKNSIDAADATRSILQNKKASYFDPANSSLNLALDNTTLFNKISKDAEIRMSKRFKDASNLWLHDYKSQIRNIPSNLVKTKSKSKGPSKELLIQTELENHLKNATISPESAGNAISAGDLVALNHDSVSLYIITSCPTDLDSNSYTFINREGEIVYGPKQLIKLRFPGAVPSHLLGIIKDLVRLETKYLDMAPVGATDATFSKSEQSKPKEISKVSSETSNGDNDNNNNGHVDSSEIGGDFIVAQASSQLLTNSDVNTFHIPIRAREIYSKALTQISIETFEKIPEISQKLEILHRVLQYDEDGDCLDSPRTISIFLLLRYLESFKLNMIPKLIREGRDTQGEADLFKTLRKKLSDSFSDFDNETKFSHLGKMVPKDASWMQFANEQYSVPTFMSLVLALRTQGRLWNINQQNSTNPPLSVNILPLRNVDLLEKTISFLKFKNGDVKFADYLIKKLKNEKMDAPDYYKEIVQLFKDYTAGNFTNDPAVETALVSVIRLVDKSLKEENLYSERYASSTYDYSRARGFELLQMLEDPLNPSSCGWENPANWSYALQLPKNNVSLMSDLSADYYKCLDESFSNKDNRLRELVEQGNSIKHIESNSVPSLVGFDVAVSPTDDVIELTEDFYTFDPLSKIREDFGNTPVYCIDSETAHEIDDGISISTDKDGKKYILSVHVANPTSYLKPFSTISNIAFNKGSTTYLPEGPSMMLPNIISKVAGLGETSKTRTFVIQYTLDKATIDSYIRCKNNDESFKPDTEFSSKILKDIESSVDIKSYSAHNFPKNFTYSKVNEILNNESELESFKNDSTSDIHSSNLFKLYNISTILKDIRIMVGNGLEMSIPRSAVKVDYTTGKCDTRFEESEAGYELAVQDPSNTNKHAVVSISNGADQGVSSKSQLLVSHFMISANYAASIFATKNNIPIIHRSQQMKLEDSILNKLQEISKRKYLTNEDLSIEDVSKVLSVLTSAKFSVEKKPHESLGLQGYATVTSPLRRFVDMINHWKFEEFLLSRAGIPTSNIQDAQLYYMGNHLQSCELINKKMQSFSNKFWEGIFLKEYLKLLNQGEISKPITFKLLLKSNPKFGNISVHVLGFNNLKATLESTPNVIEKFNTGEFRVGQVLVGDFQITKLDYIEDELVFRYK is encoded by the coding sequence ATGATTAGACTTCAGCGTTTTGAAAAACGCTTCTTGTTTGATAGAAGACTTTATAGTACCCTGAAAGGTCCATCAAAGTCTCGGCATAGCATTTTGAGCATACGAAAGGAATTCAATAAGACGACAGATGATTCAAATAAGCCATTGgtgaattcaaaaaaagaagaacttAAGAATAGTATAGATGCAGCGGATGCAACGAGGTcgattcttcaaaataagAAAGCATCGTACTTTGACCCGGcgaattcatcattaaatttgGCGTTGGATAATACAACGCTTTTCAATAAGATCTCCAAAGACGCAGAGATAAGAATGAGCAAGAGATTTAAAGATGCATCAAATTTATGGTTGCATGACTATAAACTgcaaattagaaatatacCACTGAATTTAGTCAAGACGAAATCGAAGTCGAAAGGTCCTAGCAAAGAGTTGTTGATACAAACCGAACTTGAAAATCACCTAAAGAACGCTACAATATCGCCTGAAAGTGCAGGGAACGCAATTAGTGCCGGTGATTTAGTAGCTCTAAATCATGATAGTGTTAGTTTGTACATTATTACTTCATGTCCTACGGATCTTGATTCTAATTCGTACACATTTATTAATAGAGAAGGTGAAATAGTTTATGGTCCTAAACAGTTGATTAAATTGAGATTTCCGGGGGCGGTTCCTAGTCATTTGCTCGGTATTATTAAAGACCTTGTACGGCTTGAGACTAAATACTTGGATATGGCACCGGTTGGTGCCACAGATGCAACGTTTTCAAAATCGGAACAGTCTAAGCCAAAGGAAATCAGCAAGGTATCATCAGAAACTTCTAATGGTGATaacgataataataataatggtcATGTTGATTCATCAGAGATTGGAGGCGATTTTATCGTTGCTCAAGCCTCTTCACAATTATTAACAAATTCAGATGTCAATACCTTTCATATCCCAATAAGGGCTCGtgaaatttattcaaaagcTTTGACTCAGATCTCAATAGAAACATTTGAAAAGATACCTGAAATATCTCAGAAGTTAGAGATTTTACATAGGGTCCTACaatatgatgaagatggtGATTGTCTCGATTCCCCCAGAACCATTTCAATATTCCTATTATTACGATACCTAGAGCTGtttaaattgaatatgatcCCAAAATTAATTAGGGAAGGGAGAGATACGCAAGGTGAAGCTGATTTATTTAAGACACTTAGAAAGAAGTTAAGTGATTCGTTCTCAGATTTTGACAATGAAACTAAATTTTCACATTTAGGCAAAATGGTTCCGAAGGACGCATCATGGATGCAATTTGCGAATGAGCAATACTCAGTGCCTACTTTTATGTCATTGGTTCTAGCTCTAAGGACTCAAGGAAGATTATGGAATATTAACCAGCAGAATTCAACGAACCCACCTCTAAGTGTGAATATTTTGCCGTTACGAAATGTTGACCTTCTTGAGAAGACTATATCTTTCTTGAAGTTTAAGAATGGGGATGTTAAATTTGCTGATTACTTgattaaaaaattaaagaatgaaaagATGGACGCCCCTGATTACTATAAAGAGATTGTCCAACTTTTTAAAGATTATACAGCAGGCAATTTCACAAATGACCCCGCAGTTGAAACAGCCCTTGTTTCCGTAATCAGACTAGTTGATAAATCCTTGAAGGAAGAGAACTTATATTCCGAAAGATATGCTTCTCTGACCTACGACTATTCAAGAGCTCGGGGATTCGAATTATTACAAATGCTTGAAGATCCTTTGAATCCTTCGTCATGTGGATGGGAAAATCCTGCCAATTGGTCCTATGCGCTACAACTACCAAAGAACAATGTACTGTTGATGTCAGATCTTTCTGCCGATTATTATAAATGCTTAGATGAATCTTTCTCTAATAAAGATAATCGCCTAAGGGAATTGGTAGAACAAGGAAATTCCATTAAGCATATAGAATCGAATTCAGTTCCATCCTTAGTTGGATTTGACGTCGCAGTTTCCCCTACGGATGATGTCATCGAGCTAACAGAAGATTTCTACACGTTTGACCCGTTGAGCAAAATTAGGGAAGATTTTGGAAATACACCAGTTTATTGTATTGATTCTGAAACTGCTCATGAGATTGATGATGGTATTTCTATCAGCACTGATAAGGATGGAAagaagtatattttatcagtTCATGTCGCTAATCCTACTTCTTATTTAAAGCCATTTTCGACTATTAGTAATATTGCTTTCAATAAGGGTTCTACCACATATTTACCAGAAGGTCCATCCATGATGCTTCCGAATATTATATCAAAAGTTGCTGGGTTAGGTGAAACCTCGAAAACGAGAACCTTTGTCATTCAGTATACATTGGATAAGGCAACAATCGACAGCTACATAAGATGcaagaataatgatgaatcCTTCAAACCAGATACGGAATTTTCTAGTAAGATTTTAAAGGATATTGAATCTTCAGTGGATATTAAATCATATCTGGCACATAATTTCCCCAAAAACTTTACTTATAGTAAGGtaaatgaaattcttaataatgaaagtgAGCTTGAATCCTTCAAGAATGATTCTACATCGGATATtcattcatcaaatttatttaaattgtataatatttctaCAATTCTCAAAGACATTAGAATAATGGTTGGTAATGGTCTTGAGATGAGTATACCTAGATCAGCCGTTAAGGTGGATTACACAACAGGCAAATGCGACACACGCTTCGAAGAATCGGAAGCTGGATATGAACTAGCAGTGCAGGATCCTTCGAATACCAATAAACACGCAGTCGTTTCAATATCTAATGGAGCTGACCAAGGTGTTCTGTCTAAGTCTCAGTTGTTGGTATCTCATTTCATGATAAGTGCAAATTATGCAGCATCGATTTTTGCAACTAAAAACAATATTCCTATAATCCATAGGAGTCAACAAATGAAATTGGAAGACTCGATTTTGAATAAGCTTCAAGAAATATCCAAAAGAAAGTATTTAActaatgaagatttgagCATCGAAGATGTATCAAAAGTCTTATCAGTTTTAACTTCAGCAAAGTTTCTGGTTGAGAAAAAACCGCATGAATCTTTGGGTCTCCAAGGATATGCTACCGTTACATCACCATTGAGAAGGTTTGTCGATATGATTAACCACTGGAAGTTCGAGGAGTTTTTATTATCCAGGGCTGGTATACCTACATCCAACATTCAAGACGCACAATTGTACTATATGGGTAATCATTTACAATCTTGTGAACTTATCAATAAGAAGATGCAGAGTTTCTCTAACAAATTCTGGGAAGGCATTTTCCTCAAAGAATATCTTAAATTACTCAACCAAGGAGAGATATCCAAACCAATCACTTTTAAGTTATTGCTTAAAAGTAATCCtaaatttggaaatatcAGTGTTCACGTATTAGGATTCAATAACCTAAAGGCAACATTGGAAAGTACACCAAATGTTATAGAGAAGTTCAATACTGGTGAATTTAGAGTTGGTCAAGTTTTAGTCGGTGATTTCCAGATAACTAAACTTGATTACATAGAAGATGAGCTTGTGTTCCGTTATAAATAG
- a CDS encoding DEHA2B15136p (similar to uniprot|P38989 Saccharomyces cerevisiae YFR031C SMC2 Component of the condensin complex essential SMC chromosomal ATPase family member that forms a complex with Smc4p to form the active ATPase) translates to MKVEELIIDGFKSYATRTVISGWDPQFNAITGLNGSGKSNILDAICFVLGIASMSTVRASNLQDLIYKRGQAGVTKASVTIVFDNSEISKSPIGFENCPKISVTRQIILGGSSKYLVNGHKAQQQTVLNLFQSVQLNINNPNFLIMQGKITKVLNMKPTEILSLIEEAAGTRTFEERKDKAQKTMAKKESKLIEIRSLLQEEIEPKLEKLRNEKRTFLEFQQIQTDLEKMSRIIAAHDYALYSKKFDEHSTMLNERETIMANLNRDVEKLETEIKNLTDDLNQVKKQRELELKKDGKIRELEALENQYSDEITRLNTSKDIIVENIKSESKKLTKLEQQVAQIQQAIENNADIYSNHEKQYKNAKEALAELKNEFNRKEELLSTLSTGVSSKGNTDGGYLAQLKEVKVKLNDSNVFIQQSKLKITHLTQQINNDKSKLASAKQNNESVLKDIESYKKQISHKESKLTEFGYDSKRVSELRQQESSLSDKVNQLSNDLNYMRREVGNVEFNYTKPNPNFDSNVVKGIAAQLFTLDESNADKAMALQVCAGGRLYNVIVDTSDAASQLLEKGELKKRVTIIPLDKISSRVIDDRSVKAAKTLCPNKVELALNLVDFENELLKAMQYIFGNTFICNDPQTAKMVTFDPQIRARSITLEGDIYDPEGNLSGGSRKNNSSILIAMQKYNKLQNQIKKYQNELFTVQQDLQKFEKLSHKTQSLQNEINLSKHELTLLVRKYENNPSSLILRENENNEQEIKALTEQIEQEESKSKSYSDEINSIEKDMKEFSSDKGSKLKKLEKEVSNLRDQVLNKEEDIREKSDEFQSIQIESEQQQGELANFKESYEYCKNLINESNEELKNTQESITEKNESLEYVKIQLEEEKANLLGLNEEMNELTSILHSKNESLNNSKLSIQKLNHELEKSSSITNNLKKHLDTLVQEHDWVMDSNILDSIIQKYHNINLDECHEQAEVLKEKFQGMKRKVNTNIMNMIDNVEKKESSLKQMIRTIEKDKSKIENTIDKLNGYKRDTLNTTYQKVSVDFGNIFADLLPGSFAKLVPVDADDVTRGLGVKVKLGPVWKESLVELSGGQRSLIALSLIMALLQFKPAPMYILDEVDAALDLSHTQNIGHLIKTRFKGSQFIIVSLKEGMFTNANRVFRTRFQDGTSIVSVM, encoded by the coding sequence ATGAAGGTAGAGGAGTTGATTATCGACGGGTTCAAGTCGTACGCCACTCGTACTGTTATTTCAGGATGGGATCCCCAATTTAATGCGATTACGGGGTTGAATGGGTCAGGAAAATCCAATATTTTAGACGCCATCTGTTTTGTATTGGGAATAGCATCGATGTCCACCGTTAGGGCGTCTAACTTGCAAGACTTGATATACAAAAGAGGACAGGCAGGTGTAACAAAAGCAAGTGTCACGAttgtttttgataataGTGAAATCTCGAAGTCTCCTATTGGGTTTGAGAATTGTCCCAAAATCAGTGTTACCAGACAGATCATCCTTGGGGGCAGCTCGAAGTACTTGGTTAACGGACACAAGGCACAGCAGCAAACAGTGttgaatttatttcaatCTGTGCAGCTTAATATCAACAATCCGAACTTTTTGATTATGCAGGGGAAGATCACAAAGGTTTTGAACATGAAGCCGACAGAGATTTTGTCGTTGATTGAAGAAGCGGCGGGAACGAGGACGTTCGAAGAAAGGAAAGACAAAGCACAGAAGACCATGGCCAAGAAGGAGTCCAAGTTGATTGAAATACGAAGTCTTTTGCAAGAAGAGATCGAGCCTAAGCTTGAGAAGTTGAGAAACGAGAAGAGAAcatttttggaatttcaGCAGATCCAGACTGATTTGGAGAAAATGTCCCGGATTATTGCAGCTCATGACTATGCGCTTTATTCCAAGAAGTTTGACGAGCATTCAACCATGTTGAACGAGCGAGAAACCATCATGGCCAACTTGAACAGGGACGTTGAAAAGTTAGAAACAGAAATAAAGAACTTAACAGACGATTTAAACCAGgtaaagaaacaaagagAATTGGAGTTGAAAAAGGACGGTAAAATCAGAGAATTAGAAGCCTTGGAAAATCAATATTCGGATGAAATCACTCGTTTGAATACATCGAAAGATATTATAGTTGAAAACATAAAGAGTGAATCAAAAAAGTTAACCAAACTAGAGCAACAGGTTGCCCAGATACAACAGGCGATTGAAAACAATGCAGATATTTACAGTAACCACGAAAAGCAATATAAAAATGCCAAAGAGGCGTTAGcagaattgaagaatgaaTTTAACAGAAAGGAAGAATTATTGTCAACTCTTTCTACAGGTGTCTCGTCTAAAGGTAACACGGATGGTGGATATTTAGCGCAACTTAAAGAGGTCAAggtgaaattgaatgacTCGAACGTTTTTATCCAGCAAtcgaaattgaaaattactCACCTTACTCAACagattaataatgataaatccAAGTTAGCTTCGGCAAAGCAAAACAATGAGTCGGTATTGAAAGATATCGAATCTTACAAGAAACAAATCAGTCACAAAGAGTCTAAGCTTACTGAATTTGGCTATGATTCAAAAAGAGTATCAGAGCTTAGGCAGCAAGAATCCAGTCTCAGCGACAAGGTAAACCAATTAAGTAACGATCTTAATTATATGAGAAGGGAAGTCGGAAATGTAGAGTTCAATTACACGAAGccaaatccaaattttgATAGTAACGTTGTTAAGGGTATTGCAGCTCAATTGTTTACGTTAGACGAATCAAACGCGGATAAAGCAATGGCTTTGCAAGTTTGTGCTGGTGGTAGATTGTACAACGTGATTGTTGATACTTCTGATGCCGCGTCTCAATTGTTAGAAAAGGGTGAACTAAAGAAAAGAGTTACAATTATTCCATTGgataaaatttcatcgCGAGTTATCGATGATAGATCGGTAAAGGCGGCTAAAACACTATGCCCTAATAAGGTTGAGCTAGCCTTGAATTTGGTTGATTTTGAGAACGAATTGTTGAAAGCCAtgcaatatatttttggcAATACATTTATTTGTAATGATCCTCAAACAGCAAAAATGGTTACTTTTGACCCGCAAATTAGAGCAAGGTCTATAACGCTTGAGGGAGATATATATGATCCTGAAGGTAATTTGTCTGGTGGGTcaagaaaaaataattcgTCAATATTAATTGCAATGCAGAAGTACAACAAGTtacaaaatcaaatcaagaaatacCAAAACGAGTTATTCACGGTCCAGCAAGATTTACaaaagtttgaaaaattgtctCATAAAACTCAATCGTTACAGAATGAGATTAATTTAAGCAAACATGAATTAACATTATTGGTAAggaaatatgaaaataatcCTTCTTCGTTAATTTTGCGTGAGAACGAAAACaatgaacaagaaatcAAAGCCTTGACTGAACAGattgaacaagaagaatcgAAATCCAAGTCATATTCGgatgaaataaattcaattgaaaaggaTATGAAGGAGTTCAGTAGTGATAAAGGATCCAAGctaaaaaaattagaaaaggAAGTGTCAAATTTAAGAGATCAAGTTCTTAATAAAGAAGAGGATATTAGAGAAAAATCGGACGAATTTCAGTCGATACAAATTGAATCTGAACAACAGCAGGGTGAATTAGCAAATTTTAAGGAATCATACGAATATTGTAAGAATCttattaatgaatccaatgaagaattgaaaaatactCAAGAAAGTATCACTGAAAAGAATGAAAGCCTTGAGTATGTGAAAATccaattagaagaagaaaaagcCAACTTATTAGGActtaatgaagaaatgaaCGAATTgacttcaattcttcattcaaaAAACGAATccttaaataattctaagcTATCTATCCAGAAGCTAAATCATGAGCTCGAAAAGTCGTCCTCCATtactaataatttaaaaaaacATTTGGACACTTTAGTTCAGGAGCATGATTGGGTAATGGActcaaatattttagaCAGCATAATCCAGAAGTACcataatatcaatttagATGAATGTCACGAGCAGGCAGAAGTGTTGAAAGAGAAATTCCAGGGAATGAAACGTAAAGttaatacaaatattatgaatatGATAGACAACGTcgagaagaaagaatcgTCCTTAAAGCAAATGATAAGGACTATTGAAAAGGATAAGTCTAAGATCGAGAACACGATTGACAAATTGAATGGTTACAAGAGGGATACTTTGAATACAACTTACCAGAAAGTTTCTGTTGACTTCGGGAATATTTTTGCAGACCTATTACCAGGATCTTTCGCTAAATTGGTACCTGTCGATGCCGATGATGTGACCAGGGGTCTTGGTGTTAAAGTAAAATTGGGACCTGTTTGGAAGGAAAGTTTGGTTGAATTGTCTGGTGGTCAAAGATCCTTGATTGCGTTATCGTTGATCATGGCATTATTACAATTCAAGCCGGCTCCGATGTATATTTTAGATGAAGTTGATGCAGCTTTGGATCTTTCACACACGCAAAATATCGGTCACCTAATCAAGACTAGATTTAAGGgttctcaatttattattgtttctttgaaagaagGCATGTTTACAAACGCAAATAGAGTTTTCAGAACAAGGTTCCAAGACGGAACTTCGATTGTATCGGTTATGTAa
- a CDS encoding 60S ribosomal protein L8 (highly similar to uniprot|P29453 Saccharomyces cerevisiae YLL045C RPL8B Ribosomal protein L4 of the large (60S) ribosomal subunit or uniprot|P17076 Saccharomyces cerevisiae YHL033C RPL8A Ribosomal protein L4 of the large (60S) ribosomal subunit): MTQPAKKVAPAPLASKAPKSATSKNPLVESRPKNFGIGQDIQPKRNLSRFVRWPEYVRLQRQKKILSLRLKVPPAIAQFQNTLDKNTAAQTFKLFNKYRPETASEKKERLTKEAAAVAEGKSAKDASPKPVVVKYGLNHVVSLIENKKAKLVLIANDVDPIELVIFLPALCRKMGVPYAIVKGKARLGTLVHKKTSSVAALTEVTSADEAELAKLVSTINANFIEKYEDSKKHWGGGIMGSKANDKIARKAKALEIDPTIRA; encoded by the coding sequence ATGACACAGCCTGCAAAGAAAGTTGCTCCAGCTCCATTAGCTTCTAAAGCTCCAAAATCTGCCACCTCCAAGAACCCATTGGTTGAATCTAGACCAAAGAACTTCGGTATTGGTCAAGATATCCAACCTAAGAGAAACTTGTCGAGATTTGTCAGATGGCCAGAATACGTTAGATTACAAAGACAAAAGAAGATTTTGTCTTTGAGATTGAAGGTTCCACCTGCAATTGCTCAATTCCAAAACACTTTGGATAAGAACACCGCAGCTCAAACCTTCAAGTTATTTAACAAGTACAGACCAGAAACCGCCTCCgaaaagaaggaaagaTTGACCAAGGAAGctgctgctgttgctgAAGGTAAGTCTGCCAAGGACGCCTCTCCAAAGCCAGTTGTCGTCAAGTACGGTTTGAACCACGTTGTTTCcttaattgaaaacaagAAGGCCAAGCTCGTCTTGATTGCTAACGACGTCGATCCAATTGAATTGGTCATCTTCTTACCTGCTTTATGTAGAAAGATGGGTGTCCCATATGCCATTGTCAAGGGTAAGGCCAGATTAGGTACTTTAGTTCACAAAAAGACTTCTTCTGTTGCTGCTTTGACCGAGGTTACTTCTGCTGACGAGGCTGAATTAGCCAAGTTAGTTTCTACTATCAATGCTAACTTCATCGAGAAGTACGAAGACTCCAAGAAACACTGGGGTGGTGGTATCATGGGTTCCAAGGCCAACGACAAGATTGCCAGAAAAGCTAAGGCTTTAGAGATTGATCCTACAATTCGTGCTTAA
- a CDS encoding DEHA2B15114p (similar to uniprot|P32629 Saccharomyces cerevisiae YEL036c ANP1 required for protein glycosylation in the golgi) — MELLTKYRPERPKKEPWRFSEHKYKFYITGIILFIISVLRFMTMGIPSLYAPNFSSYPSVQYFDLAHYDGSEDGWQREERVLFCVPLRDAAAHLPMFFGHMKNLTYPHNLIDLAFLVSDSSDDTMGSLNKHLLEIQNDPDVSMRFGEIEIFEKDFGQAVGQGFSDRHGFAAQGPRRKLMARARNWLWSVAIKPYHSFVYWRDADVETSPPTILEDLMHHDKDVIVPNVWRPLPDWLGNQQPYDLNSWQESDGGLQLAESLDEDACIVEGYVEYQTWRPHLAYLRDPYGDQEVEMDLDGIGGVSILTKAKVFRSGSHFPAFSFEKHAETEAFGKLSKRMGYSVVGLPHYVIWHIYEPSSDDLKHMEFMALEEVRQNEEAKIKKVYDKVWDKAFEDVQGRWSKEKHSFLKNTDLSHLKPIQVDWPGVDDWKIDSSKNDKQLADFNP, encoded by the coding sequence atgGAATTACTAACTAAATATAGACCTGAAAGGCCCAAAAAGGAGCCATGGAGGTTCAGCGAGCATAAATATAAGTTTTACATCACAGGTATAATATTGTTTATAATCAGCGTTTTGAGGTTTATGACCATGGGTATACCTTCGTTGTATGCGCCGAATTTTTCGTCGTATCCGTCAGTTCAGTATTTCGATTTAGCCCACTATGATGGGAGCGAGGACGGTTGGCAGCGAGAAGAAAGGGTTTTATTTTGCGTGCCATTAAGAGATGCAGCGGCCCATTTGCCGATGTTTTTTGGCCACATGAAGAACTTGACATATCCGCATAACCTAATCGATTTGGCGTTTTTGGTGAGTGATTCATCGGATGACACGATGGGATCGTTGAATAAACATTTActtgaaattcaaaatgacCCTGATGTGTCCATGAGATTTGGAGAAATCGAAATTTTCGAAAAGGATTTCGGCCAGGCTGTTGGTCAAGGGTTTTCAGATAGACACGGTTTCGCAGCTCAAGGTCCAAGACGTAAACTTATGGCAAGAGCCAGAAACTGGTTGTGGTCCGTCGCAATTAAACCATATCATTCATTTGTATACTGGAGAGATGCTGATGTTGAGACATCACCGCCTACAATTTTGGAGGATCTTATGCATCATGACAAGGACGTTATTGTGCCTAACGTATGGAGACCGCTTCCTGATTGGTTAGGCAACCAACAACCATATGATTTAAATTCCTGGCAAGAGTCCGATGGTGGTCTTCAATTAGCTGAAAGTTTGGATGAAGATGCATGTATTGTTGAGGGATATGTAGAATACCAAACGTGGAGACCACACTTGGCGTATTTAAGAGATCCTTATGGTGACCAAGAAGTGGAAATGGATTTGGACGGTATTGGTGgtgtttcaattttaacaaAGGCCAAAGTGTTCCGTAGTGGTTCACACTTTCCAGCATTCTCATTTGAGAAGCACGCAGAGACAGAGGCATTTGGTAAGTTGTCTAAAAGAATGGGCTACTCAGTTGTTGGGTTACCACACTATGTCATTTGGCACATTTATGAACCTTCTTCGGATGATTTGAAGCATATGGAGTTTATGGCTTTAGAGGAAGTTAGAcaaaatgaagaagcaaaaattaagaaagtGTATGACAAAGTTTGGGATAAAGCTTTTGAGGATGTTCAAGGCCGTTGGTCTAAGGAAAAGCATCTgttcttgaagaatactGATTTATCGCATTTGAAACCAATCCAAGTAGATTGGCCAGGGGTTGACGACTGGAAGATTGATAGCtcaaaaaatgataaacAGTTAGCGGATTTCAATCCTTAA